In Toxoplasma gondii ME49 chromosome VIII, whole genome shotgun sequence, a single genomic region encodes these proteins:
- a CDS encoding WD domain, G-beta repeat-containing protein (encoded by transcript TGME49_200280), giving the protein MRPAACVASGPSPARVASLPRPTRRSGCHGSFLLGASGDFRAHSGDTAVDVPVWQYVFLRRAAVRDRIQSRWFQDLLLSYSLVVEENVHLLAENASALTSFAANFSAAAGERTAHGSFSRHRHDGLEAEFSGLVHGQVSDIFASGSRGAGETQKPGICEPSVEAAVGKSGKPCTETKSGDVDSTRAVIGALRAQLGETSRRLVAAEESIVSVNEKLEQTRKMLEEKTIEGDVLRRLVGEREEELGDRETELAEAKKACAFLQNERNQLQQALQTAQQEVMEKALENERYLRELLRYKEAEATRLNEMQQLYVSIMEKQQKIYQPETEGRGDGEGEGARGSVVLAGLDIFEKNSGQPDPKDFRKSSRRGRESLFLQLSTQTEASACSEVERTELVACNNSSDKGGDGRGSGSHGQGTVVNNSLAQRLSFSSGWRRAKAQAPAAHGVSGERTSVSASQLSAASSRGRSDSSVPTTKQVVPSSSASVLGTSLTGREVGTPEQSATRGDMPARQSAPSYSTRTSSNGVQDHHRRSLDVCRPPTRVQKSLLAHRGSVHACCAVPRMWGADIWTSPRSPSLPDDECGFAHHELLLTCGEDGFLALVDATSPALLYSFVVSPSKAPLLCVDTANEHRIALVAAGDVTLYTVNACSQRVTSTLKGHSGRITACGFIRSAASGFWHQLSGSGAATGDADTLMTGAGGPSSASVWSCSLDRTVRLWDARRSACVKTTSLDSAITMGTASPDGEWLATSHQNGSLSVLNVRAEKCERVASLQLHEEAATGVAFDPSGRLLATQGKDKQLKVVDIRMWKEVMTLLHIEMRYNIVQASPVFSRGDGAFVAAAAGPHVYCWTIRGKRSNEDGRIASGECYGSESYWGELEKPEGTPRGCEGGRAGGMQYTRRQNVWRDAATEAQPDVVLRSQMTDVTCLSWQLHRGLVTGGKDGSVMLWEHA; this is encoded by the coding sequence ATGCGACCTGCCGCATGCGTTGCTTCCGGGCCTTCCCCTGCGCGCGtggcctctctgcctcgtcccACTCGTCGCTCGGGCTGCCAcggttctttccttcttggGGCCTCTGGAGACTTTCGTGCACATTCAGGAGACACCGCTGTCGACGTTCCTGTGTGGCAGTATGTCTTTCTTCGGCGAGCGGCCGTCCGAGACCGCATTCAGTCGCGGTGGTTCCAAGATCTGCTCCTCTCATACAGCCTTGTCGTGGAGGAGAATGTGCACTTACTGGCGGAAAATGCGTCGGCGTTGACGAGTTTTGCGGCGAATTTTTCCGCGGCTGCGGGGGAGAGAACAGCACAcggttccttttctcgtcacCGCCACGACGGACTCGAGGCAGAGTTTAGCGGCTTGGTTCATGGCCAAGTCTCCGACATCTTCGCTTCGGGCTCGCGGGGCGCGGGCGAAACCCAGAAGCCAGGGATATGCGAGCCTAGCGTTGAGGCCGCCGTGGGAAAGAGTGGCAAACCCTGCACGGAGACAAAAAGTGGAGACGTCGACTCGACCCGCGCGGTGATCGGCGCCCTGCGAGCCCAGCTGGGAGAGACTTCCAGACGGCTAGTagcggcagaagaaagcaTTGTATCGGTGAATGAAAAGCTcgagcagacgagaaaaatgCTCGAAGAGAAGACCATAGAGGGCGACGTTCTGCGCCGCCTCGtaggagagagggaggaggaatTGGGGGACCGCGAAACGGAGCTTgccgaggcgaagaaggcttgcgcgtttctccagaATGAAAGAAATCAGCTGCAACAGGCCCTGCAGACGGCGCAGCAAGAAGTGATGGAGAAAGCTCTCGAGAATGAGCGATACCTCCGCGAGCTCCTCAGATacaaagaggcagaggcaacGCGATTGAACGAGATGCAACAACTGTATGTGTCAATCATGGAGAAACAGCAGAAGATTTACCAGCCAGAGACTGAAGGACGTGGCGAcggtgaaggagaaggcgcacGTGGATCTGTTGTTTTAGCTGGGCTCGACATTTTCGAGAAGAACTCCGGCCAACCGGATCCAAAGGACTTTCGAAAGTCCTCTCGTCGCGGCAGAGAGTCTCTGTTTTTACAGCTCTCTACACAGACGgaggcgtctgcatgcagtgaggTCGAGAGGACAGAGTTAGTAGCGTGCAATAACTCCAGTGATAAGGGCGGGGATGGTCGTGGAAGTGGAAGTCACGGGCAAGGGACTGTGGTCAATAATTCTCTTGCACagcgtctttctttctcgtctgggTGGAGGCGGGCAAAAGCTCAGGCGCCGGCTGCTCATGGTGTGTCGGGTGAAAGAACATCTGTGAGCGCTTCCCAGTTATCAGCTGCGTCATCTAGAGGCAGGTCCGATTCTTCGGTACCAACCACGAAACAAGTtgttccctcttcctccgcctcgGTTCTGGGGACTTCACTTACAGGACGAGAAGTCGGAACCCCAGAGCAGAGTGCCACGAGAGGAGACATGCCAGCGAGACAGTCGGCCCCGTCCTACTCCACACGAACTTCCAGTAACGGCGTGCAGGATCATCACCGTCGAAGTTTGGACGTGTGCCGCCCTCCTACACGTGTGCAGAAGTCTCTTTTGGCACATCGTGGAagtgtgcatgcgtgctGCGCAGTGCCGCGAATGTGGGGAGCAGATATCTGGACGTCCCCACGGAGTCCGTCTCTTCCAGACGACGAATGTGGCTTCGCACATCATGAGCTTCTGCTTACCTGTGGTGAAGACGGTTTCCTTGCTCTTGTAGACGCAACCAGTCCTGCACTGCTCTACTCGTTCGTTGTTTCGCCGTCGAAGGCTCCACTGCTCTGCGTCGACACGGCGAATGAGCATCGCATTGCCCTCGTTGCCGCAGGCGACGTGACGCTGTACACCGTGAATGCGTGCAGCCAGCGGGTAACGTCGACGCTCAAAGGGCACAGTGGCCGCATAACCGCGTGCGGCTTCATACGTTCGGCTGCGTCCGGCTTTTGGCATCAGCTGTCTGGCTCTGGGGCAGCCACCGGAGACGCCGACACCCTCATGACCGGCGCGGGGGGCCCGAGCTCCGCGTCCGTATGGAGCTGCAGCCTCGATAGAACAGTGCGTCTGTGGGATGCCCGCCGGAGTGCATGCGTGAAGACGACCAGTTTGGACAGTGCAATAACTATGGGCACCGCGTCTCCTGATGGCGAATGGCTCGCCACCAGTCACCAGAATGGAAGCCTCTCTGTGCTGAACGTCCGAGCGGAAAAGTGTGAGAGAGTTGCGTCGCTTCAGCTACATGAGGAGGCAGCCACGGGAGTCGCGTTCGATCCCAGTGGGCGTCTCCTTGCGACTCAAGGAAAGGACAAGCAACTGAAGGTTGTAGATATTCGAATGTGGAAGGAGGTGATGACTCTTCTTCACATAGAAATGCGATATAATATCGTCCAggcctctcctgtcttctcccgtGGAGATGGCGCTTTTGTGGCAGCGGCGGCAGGCCCGCACGTCTACTGCTGGACCATCCGGGGCAAAAGGTCGAATGAGGACGGGCGGATTGCGAGTGGCGAATGCTACGGGAGCGAGAGTTATTGGGGAGAGCTTGAGAAACCTGAAGGGACGCCACGAGGATGCGAGGGGGGGAGGGCGGGAGGGATGCAATATACCCGCCGGCAGAACgtctggagagacgcggcgacAGAGGCTCAGCCGGATGTTGTTCTGCGTTCTCAGATGACGGATGTAACGTGCCTTAGTTGGCAACTTCATAGAGGCTTGGTCACGGGGGGAAAAGACGGGTCTGTAATGCTATGGGAACACGCATAG
- the MIC17B gene encoding microneme protein MIC17B (encoded by transcript TGME49_200240~Gene product name based on ToxoDB Community Expert Annotation.~Signal peptide predicted by SignalP 2.0 HMM (probability 0.865) with cleavage site probability 0.683 at residue 29), translated as METVTTLFNRKIALSFVVAAALLHNSAEALQSPGLRRQLVNVHSFAEVETTGYSCLEKDKEYVGFSLTEFTEVGDAGLCQQRCNQHPHCSFFTFYSNGNRCVLQSRKPSQEKNNADAVSGPKRCPLCLVDSFDFRGEANLHHKGAPGLNTLLACQQGCAAEPRCKGFLFEKRPRTCHFKTNDNYLKALDPDTSYIAGPKTCTDEHWCIMKDIGYRGTDSKETRANSAAECQQMCLNDERCDFFTWQQAGKYCWFKAGASTASTKYNRAGDYSAPKHCGLPTTCVKERTKYAGETVATFPKSEVGTFESCQMKCWKTSKCVFMHFNNDGCTLSGINATAQTDANSKAGDITC; from the coding sequence ATGGAGACTGTGACGACTCTGTTCAACCGGAAAAttgctctctcctttgttGTTGCGGCCGCGTTGCTCCATAATAGTGCCGAGGCCCTGCAATCTCCAGGGCTCCGGAGACAGCTAGTCAACGTCCACTCTTTCGCTGAGGTGGAGACGACAGGATATAGCTGCCttgaaaaagacaaggagTACGTTGGTTTCAGCCTGACTGAGTTCACCGAAGTGGGCGACGCTGGCTTGTGCCAGCAGAGGTGCAATCAACACCCGCactgcagcttcttcacaTTCTATTCCAATGGGAACCGATGCGTGCTCCAGTCCCGCAAGCCTTCTCAGGAGAAGAACAATGCCGATGCCGTTTCTGGCCCGAAACGGTGCCCGCTTTGCCTCGTTGATTCCTTTGATTTCAGAGGCGAGGCAAACCTGCATCATAAAGGTGCTCCCGGTCTCAATACACTCCTGGCGTGTCAACAGGGGTGTGCAGCAGAGCCCAGATGCAAAGGCTTCCTCTTCGAGAAGCGTCCCCGCACGTGTCACTTCAAAACAAATGATAACTATTTGAAAGCGCTCGATCCGGATACTTCATATATCGCAGGTCCGAAAACGTGTACGGATGAACACTGGTGCATCATGAAGGATATTGGCTACAGGGGCACAGactcgaaggagacaagagcaAACTCAGCGGCAGAGTGCCAGCAGATGTGCCTCAACGACGAGAGATGTGACTTTTTCACGTGGCAACAGGCGGGCAAGTATTGTTGGTTTAAGGCTGGGGCGTCCACTGCCTCAACAAAATACAATCGGGCTGGCGACTATTCTGCACCAAAACACTGCGGCCTGCCGACCACATGTGTCAAGGAGCGGACCAAGTACGCGGGCGAAACCGTTGCGACGTTCCCCAAGAGCGAGGTGGGGACCTTCGAGTCCTGCCAAATGAAGTGCTGGAAGACCAGCAAGTGTGTGTTTATGCACTTCAACAATGATGGCTGCACGCTCTCTGGGATCAATGCAACCGCTCAAACTGATGCGAACTCCAAAGCAGGCGATATCACATGCTGA
- the MIC17A gene encoding microneme protein MIC17A (encoded by transcript TGME49_200250~Gene product name based on ToxoDB Community Expert Annotation.~Signal peptide predicted by SignalP 2.0 HMM (probability 0.833) with cleavage site probability 0.659 at residue 29): MDALKTVFNRRIALPVVVAAALLHNSAEALQSPGLRRQLVNSHSFAEVETTGYSCFEKGKEYVGFSLTEFAKVGDAALCQQRCNQHPQCGFFTFYSNENRCVLQSRKPSQENNNANAVSGPKRCPLCLVDNYDFRGETNMHKSGAPGLNTLLACQQGCAAEPKCKAFLFEKRPRTCHFKTSDNYLKSFHPDTSYIAGPKTCTDEHWCIMKDIGYKGTDSKATKANSAAECQQMCLNDERCDFFTWQQAGKHCWFKAGASTASTKYNRAGDYSAPKHCGLPTTCVKERTKYAGETVATFPKSEVGTFESCQMKCWKTSKCVFMHFNNDGCTLSGINATAQTDANSKAGDITC; encoded by the coding sequence ATGGACGCGCTGAAGACTGTGTTCAACCGGAGAATCGCTCTCCCCGTTGTTGTTGCAGCGGCGTTGCTCCATAATAGTGCCGAGGCCCTGCAATCTCCAGGGCTCCGGAGACAGCTAGTCAACTCCCACTCTTTCGCTGAGGTGGAGACGACAGGATATAGCTGCTTTGAAAAAGGCAAGGAGTACGTTGGTTTCAGCCTGACTGAGTTCGCCAAAGTGGGCGACGCTGCTTTGTGCCAGCAGAGGTGCAATCAACACCCGCAGTGTGGCTTCTTCACATTCTATTCCAATGAGAACCGATGCGTGCTCCAGTCCCGCAAGCCTTCTCAGGAGAACAACAATGCCAATGCCGTTTCTGGCCCGAAACGGTGCCCGCTTTGCCTCGTTGATAACTATGATTTCAGAGGCGAGACAAACATGCATAAATCAGGTGCTCCCGGTCTCAATACACTCCTGGCGTGTCAACAGGGATGTGCAGCGGAGCCCAAATGCAaggccttcctcttcgagaAGCGTCCCCGCACGTGTCACTTCAAGACAAGTGATAACTATTTGAAATCGTTCCATCCGGATACTTCATATATCGCAGGTCCGAAAACGTGTACGGATGAACACTGGTGCATCATGAAGGATATTGGCTACAAGGGCACAGACTCGAAGGCGACAAAAGCAAACTCAGCGGCAGAGTGCCAGCAGATGTGCCTCAACGACGAGAGATGTGACTTTTTCACGTGGCAACAGGCGGGCAAGCATTGTTGGTTTAAGGCTGGGGCGTCCACTGCCTCAACAAAATACAATCGGGCTGGCGACTATTCTGCACCAAAACACTGCGGCCTGCCGACCACATGTGTCAAGGAGCGGACGAAGTACGCAGGCGAAACCGTTGCGACGTTCCCCAAGAGCGAGGTGGGGACCTTCGAGTCCTGCCAAATGAAGTGCTGGAAGACCAGCAAGTGTGTGTTTATGCACTTCAACAATGATGGCTGCACGCTCTCTGGGATCAATGCAACCGCTCAAACTGATGCGAACTCCAAAGCAGGCGATATCACATGCTGA
- a CDS encoding PAN/Apple domain-containing protein (encoded by transcript TGME49_200270~Signal peptide predicted by SignalP 2.0 HMM (probability 0.834) with cleavage site probability 0.654 at residue 29) — MDALKTVFNRRIALPVVVAAALLHNSAEALQSPGLRRQLVNAHSFAEVESTGYSCLEKGKEYVGFSLTEFTEVGDAALCQQRCNQHPQCGFFTFYSNGNRCVLQSRKPSQEKNNANAVSGPKRCPLCLVDSFDFRGEKNMHDNGVPGIKTVVECQMGCAAEPKCKGFLFQHKTKQCHFKTSDNYLKSLHPDNEYVAGPKTCTGEHWCIMKDIGYEAMYTRRSQTNSAEECQNKCLNDEQCQYFTWQVSNKHCWLKHGPTIANSKYNRQGDHSAPKHCGLPTTCVKERTKYAGETVATFPKSEVGTFESCQMKCWKTSKCVFMHFNNDGCTLSGINATAQTDANSKAGDITC, encoded by the coding sequence ATGGACGCGCTGAAGACTGTGTTCAACCGGAGAATCGCTCTCCCCGTTGTTGTTGCAGCGGCGTTGCTCCATAATAGTGCCGAGGCCCTGCAATCTCCAGGGCTCCGGAGACAGCTAGTCAACGCCCACTCTTTCGCTGAGGTGGAGTCGACAGGATACAGCTGCCTCGAAAAAGGCAAGGAGTACGTTGGTTTCAGCCTGACTGAGTTCACCGAAGTGGGTGACGCTGCTTTGTGCCAGCAGAGGTGCAATCAACACCCGCAGTGTGGCTTCTTCACATTCTATTCCAATGGGAACCGATGCGTGCTCCAGTCCCGCAAGCCTTCTCAGGAGAAGAACAATGCCAATGCCGTTTCTGGCCCGAAACGGTGCCCGCTTTGCCTCGTTGATTCCTTTGATttcagaggcgagaaaaacatgCACGATAATGGGGTTCCCGGTATCAAAACAGTCGTCGAGTGTCAAATGGGGTGCGCAGCGGAGCCCAAATGCAAAGGCTTCCTTTTCCAACACAAGACCAAGCAGTGTCACTTCAAAACAAGTGATAACTATTTGAAATCGCTCCATCCGGACAATGAGTATGTCGCAGGTCCGAAAACGTGTACGGGTGAACACTGGTGCATCATGAAGGATATTGGCTACGAAGCCATGTACACGAGACGGTCCCAAACAAACTCAGCGGAAGAGTGCCAAAATAAGTGCCTCAACGACGAGCAGTGCCAGTATTTCACCTGGCAAGTGTCGAACAAGCATTGTTGGTTGAAACATGGACCTACCATTGCCAACTCCAAATACAACCGTCAAGGCGACCATTCAGCACCAAAACACTGCGGCCTGCCGACCACATGTGTCAAGGAGCGGACCAAGTACGCGGGCGAAACCGTTGCGACGTTCCCCAAGAGCGAGGTGGGGACCTTCGAGTCCTGCCAAATGAAGTGCTGGAAGACCAGCAAGTGTGTGTTTATGCACTTCAACAATGATGGCTGCACGCTCTCTGGGATCAATGCAACCGCTCAAACTGATGCGAACTCCAAAGCAGGCGATATCACATGCTGA
- a CDS encoding hypothetical protein (encoded by transcript TGME49_200260): protein MTRNSDARLGPHNPAVSSTSRMLSRREGPRENGGPVSLCGEPQSEGWRRSAAVCASSFSPVSGVCCERHSSSSASPSFRGTQGDGDKNAEERGQDREAVPGGDRGTEQGEQHRRERRVEPEANKEAE, encoded by the exons atgACTCG GAACTCGGACGCTCGTTTGGGACCCCACAATCCTGCCGTCTCTTCCACATCGAGAATGCTttcgcgaagagaaggacccCGCGAAAATGGCGGCCCCGTCTCCTTGTGTGGCGAACCACAGAGTGAAGGCTGgcggagaagcgcggcgGTGTgtgcttcctcgttctcgccgGTCTCGGGCGTTTGCTGCGAAAGACACAGCTCTTCCTCCGCGTCCCCGTCCTTCCGCGGGACACAGGGAGACGGCgacaaaaacgcagaagaaaggggacaagacagagaagcggtgccgggaggagacagaggaacggaacaaggagaacagcacaggcgagagaggcgagtgGAACCCGAAGCAAACAAAGAAGCCGAATga